ATCATCTGCCTTCAATACGGAGCAATATTCTGGAACTTGTGGGTCAGTTGCTGTGAACAGAGTGCTCCTTGCACCTGCAGAAAACCAGACACGTATAATGCTCTTTGAATAATAAAATTACAGAAAGTgtgaaatagaaagaaaactaaaaaatccATCAAATTGGTCAAGACGGCGCACCTTCTTGTGGAGTGAAAAGGAAATATGGAATCAGATGATATGCAGCTTGAATAGTGCTAGAAAGAGTTCTGGCCTGCATTTATGTAAATCTTAAGCAACAACTTAGAAACCATATGAAGCAAGGTCAATGACAAAATTTACTAGGCTAATGGAAACAAAGATAAAGGTATTGTGGTTAAATAAAGCATTTGCTGCAGACAGAAAATATATAGTAGAAACATTACATTCTGAAGTTTGGACACGTGTAGATTCAGAAAAGGGTAGCCCCTGGAGATAATGACCACCAAGAAGCTTAGAATAATTAAGACGACACTGCGCAATTTTTTACTACGTTATTGCCTTACCAGAAATTAGGAGATACATTAGGTTCTGGAATTTAGTACTTTACAAAGACATACCCTGCATTTTCTCATAGTTTATatcaatgttatctgtatcgtacgatacgcacaTATCGTATAGGTCTAAAAAACATatacgatacacgatacgctcgTGTATCGTAAGTGTATCGCCcttatcgtacgatacaggcgatacacccccgtatcgtacgatacaaggaaaaacataaaatttttaatttttaaagtttaaacagtcctccctctctttcttcttgtatttcaagactccaagagacgtgggagggagagattttgctcattttcataaataataaccgaggattcatcgatttggggagatattatcgttgaatcatgaaagataataactatatgttttgaacttatgaaattgtaatgtaatctaagtcctaagactccaagtcctaagactctaagtcctaagattctataaaattgtcaagtttaaaattgtgatggatgctcattatgttattttgaatctctgatttcttatttttgaatgtgttgtcgatacacatgaatgttccttatgtatgatgatctttttgatatttgaaaacaattttcttgatttctgacttttgtttatttttcagatttttaatgaattttctctatttttccgattttttaatactttttcaattaaaaaattaattttacgatatgcTACGCTATTTTTATGATAAGTTatgatacggcgtataggtcggcctaACCAATACGCGATACACTACGCCTTGTAGAACATTGGTTTATATAATCACTTATAGCAGTATTCAAAGCTCAGAGtagggaaaaagaaaattaatggaaTAAAACATTGCAGAAAAAGTGaagtaaaatgaaaaacgaTATGAAAAAAAGGTAGACAATGAATCTATTTTGATGTGGAAGCATGCCATGTGCCACATGGCTCTCAGTATAATTCCTTATAGCAATTTTCCATGCTCaaagtaggaaaaaaaataaataaagaaaaatattgcagaaaaactgaaacaaaaatggaaaaggagaaGCCAAAAAATGGTAGAAATTCAATCTTCCAAGATTTTAATTTGTTCATGAAATTAACGTGCagcctttcaaaatttttaattagttCATGAAGTTAACATGCAAAATCACAGAGAGACAAAGAGgtgccaaaagaaaaacacacacacaaacacatagaaaaactgaagaaaaaagaaaaaagaaaaaaggtcgACATTCGACCTTTGAAGTTTAAATTAGTTCACGAAGTTAACATGCAAAatcagagagagacagacagaacAGAAGCTTACAACATTTGTTTGAACTGTTCCAGGAGTTTTAATTAGTTCATGAAGTTAACGTGCAAAATCACAGAGAGAGAAGCAGGTgctaaaaaaacacacaaatagaaaaatggaagaaaaaatgaaaaagaaaaaaggtagaCATTCAACCTTTGAAGATTTAAATTAGTTCACGAAGTTAACATGCAAAATCatagagagacggagagagcaGAAGCTTACAACATTTGTTTGAACTGTTCCAGGAGATACGCATGTGACACTGATGCCGGCTTCTGAAGGTATCTTTTTATTGAGAATGCTATTAAACATAACCTGGAGTAGAATCTAAATTATTAGTCCTGCGCATCTTTCCTCTAAAACACATTGACGAGAATGGACAGTTACAATAGTGTTGCACCTGAGCAAGTTTGCTACTTGAATAGCCAATTAGACTTGAAAATTTCCTCTTGCCAGACACCACATTCATGTCATCAGGATCAACAAAGCCTACTTGGTGCATCTATGTCACGAGTAGGTCATCCATTTAATAGAAATATAAATGGTAAGGAATGAATTTGTAGCAAGCAAAAtcataagaagaaaattaagtGGGTTCTATCGTCATGGTATGAACAAATAACCCTAAAGGCACATTAAAAAGACTATATAAATGAACACCACTTTAAGGTGGGCAGCAAGGAGACGTATGAAGATATATTTCAGCCACAAATAGACAAAAAGTATAACCATATTTGTATTTCAGTTTCACTGACTATTAGAGTATGAGCTCTGCACAGGATATGAATGAAAATTAAATCGTGTACAATCAGATATTATCACCCTTTATTTTCAAGGGTAGTTTTGGAAGTAATTGGGCTTAAGGAGTTCTAAGAATGTGGAAAAACCACATATGGTAGCTCCATCTGGACCATCCATAAATACACGAATGCAAGATTTTCCAATAACCATCACAGGATTCAAGAAGGCTGGACTCCTCTAGTTATAGCATCATCCAAGTGGAACCCAATCATAATGCAGCCAGTTGgtagaaaaaatgaacacaatAACCTGAGCTACATTACATATCAAGCCATGAAAAAGTAGGAAACTTACAATAGAGTTTACATTCACAATTCGACTGGGAGAGCCTCGGATCAAAGATGGTAATAGTAATACTGTAAGAAGTGCTGGAGCCAGGTGATTCACTTGCATGTGTTCTTCATGTCCATCCACTGAAAAAGCTTGAGGAGCTGAAAATAAAACCAGGCAAAATCAAACTCTTTTCCCTAGTGTCTGTTTTATATTAAATGTATACAAGTGAACTGGTTATGGAAGCCATTAGTTGCACAGCATCGTTctcaccctttttctttttgttagttattttgaaaatcagatcGATATTGCATATGTTAGTTGGGCAATCAATAAAAAGCCACTGAATTTGGTGGAGTCGTGAACTTTCACAAACCTCCTATTGAGAAAATGCCAGCATTGTTGATCAAAACATGCAGTGGTCCTGATCTTGCATTCCATGCAGCAGCAAACCTTCTTACTgaatctagagagagaagatCGAGCTCCATCACCTTTACAAGAGTCAGAATGGTATCAGTGGCCCTGCAAGCTAAGGTGCAACTAGGAGAAATTTACTGCAATGTTTGTAGCTTACATACAGCATAAAGCCTTAAACCACGAAAATCTTGTACTGCATTTTTCTTCTGGTATTCAGCATAGGATTGTTCATATTGTAATCAAACTATAAGATAGCTACTAAGCTGTAGAAATAATAAAAAGCAAAGGTATCCTCAATCAGCAGGATATAAGAACACTTAAAAGGAGTTCACATATCACTTGTATATCATCTAGTTTTGTTTTTAGTCTTTTACACCAATGCAAATTCCATTTGCtaataaacaaaagaatgacCTGTGTCTAACTAAGAAGAcgttgagaaaaaagaaagaaataaatctAGATAAACTGGGTAAATGACACCTCAGGGATTCAAAAATGTGAAATTAACTGAATCTACCTATAAACAGCTCAAGGCTCTGGTCAGCTCCTTTCTTCCTATTGGTCTTTGCTGGGTTTACATAGCACGAATTTACCTAGGGAGGACTAGGAGCTACCATGAGCTGCTAATTAGTGCCACTTGGCCTAAGATAACATCCATAGTCTTCTTAGGATAAACAActatgcagaaaagaaaaataatcatgCTAATTTAATTGTTCCACTGATGTAACAAATGTATCCCAATATAGAAATCCATATTGGTTTAATTACCTCAGCTATCAGTAAGTAAATCACATAGTGAATTTCAGGGCATGGCAAATGACAAAGCTTCCACCAAAGTTTTGGGTTTTCTACTGTTTATCAGGCACTCAAAACTAGATACATGGACCACTAATAATGAAGGCGGCCAACTGTTTAGagcaatgaaaatgaaagctcTTATCAATGGCATGTCACTCTCGTTCAGGCAGCCTTAAACCTCAATCCAAGTTACTGGTTCAGTGGCTTTTTCCCTGCGAAGAAGATTATCAACACAATGGAACAAATCATAAGGAAATTCTTGTGGCCTGACTCTGACCATATGATACAAATCCATCACATGAAATGATCTACCTAAAGAGGAGGGTATACTTGATTTGAGGAAGTTGGAGGAagtaaactttttttaaaatggcATGCTGCCCTTTAAATATGTCCAACAGAAAGTGACCCTTTTAGAGATCTGATACCATCCAAGTATGATTCAAGGGAGACAAATAACAAGATCAGAAGTTTGTCCAGATGGAAAGTATTGAAGATGGGAACCAAAGTCAACTCAAAGTACAGTTAAATGGAGTACAGGAAATGGCACCATTACCAACTTTTAGTTTGGCATTAAGCAATCCTCTTTATGTTGATGCCAGAGTCCAATCAGGTCGTCTTGTTCACTTCTTGTTGAATGTGAAAGTAGCATATATGCTAGATATATCAATGCATCACAAATACCTCAATGTTACAGATTCCAGATACATCAACAATCCGTTTAGGATGTAGGTGAATGTTCTCAAAGCAGATCAGTTGGTCGCATGAGAAACAAGGTTAACCATTTAATATCTATCCTGTACTGAGAGCACTAACATCCCTCTGTTTTTGGTTGTTCAATATTGGCTCTTAACTCATGAAGACTGAAGGAGATGTATTTGCAGTGTCTAGCATATGCTATTTGTGCTACAATGCATGAATCCCTTGATCACTTGTTTACATGTTGCCCAGCTGCTTCAATGATTACAAGAGATACGTAAGGTATTTGGTTGAGCGCATTTGTCCtaacaaatttttaatagtAATATAGAGCAACGTAGAAAGTTGAACTTTCAGAGGAAATCAATGAAGACTAGTCGCATGTTATGCTTTAGAATTGCAGTACAGCAGAACTAAGAAGAGCGCAAATGAGCAATTTTTCAAGGAAAGGTTAAGCAGAAACAATAGTAAGATCTTGCTTAGCAGTCATGAAGCAATGAATTAGTTAGACAATAGCAATTCAGAAACTGCAAGCTGGTAGTGCAGTAGCATCCCCACCTGCATTAGGATGGATAAAACAACAACGTGGATAgcattttaaagcaaaaattgaGTATGGTATTAACCATTTACAGATATTAATATAAGTTTTTTAGTAGCAGGAGTTATTGAGGTAGCAGGCAGCTGATAAATGGAGATTGGAGCCTACGGGCAGCAGTTTTGCATAACGTAAACAGTAATATAGTGATTCAGACAACTGGCAAAACGTGTGATACATTCACCAGTTCTTGTTAGAGTCTACAAGGGAGCGGGATCCCAAAAGGAATTCCTATTTACGGTATGGTTTTCTCTTGTGAAGTTGTCATGATCGTTGTTAATCTTGTAGATAAAGTGCCCAACAGTGTAGCCCAACTCCTATCACATTTTTGGAGGGCAAACCTCCAACGCGGATGCTTTTTGCATAATCGCCCTTTCTTGTCCGGTGATTCAGTAATAAATGGCAGGAGACTGCCAGACCCCACTTGACTATTGGAAAAGAGTAAAGGATAAAAAGAGGTTACCTCTACATTCAATGGAGGCCCCATTCCAGACCATTCAGATTGCCATTTGTGGATCAACTCCTGACCAGCTTGCGTTCTCCTACATGCCATTACCACATGGGCACCAGATTCTGCTAGTTGCCTGCGCAACATCCAAAAGTAACCATGAAACGACAGTGATGGTGAACATAAATGCGTATTAAGTTATAATGACGGGGGTTCTTCACCCTTCTCAAGCTGTGCGAATGATTGGTGGTTGTGATGATTATAATGATGATGAGTAAAGGGAAAAAGATGGGGCAAAGACCATATACGTTTTTGCCTCAGCTAATGACATCATATGCTGCTCTCTACATGCCACCATCAAACGCACCACTGATTTACGGTTTCTTTTCACGTAATTGCAAAATTATTATAATGATAAAGATGTAACACCAGAGTCAGAAGAACAGAGTGATGGCGGCGAGACGACGACGCTGGTGGGTGCCTGAAATGCATGTTCATAGAGGCCATGACTATTTAGTGGCCTTCTTGCCAGAGGTCTAATGGCGGTTCACCATGATGGAGCTCCTGACGATCATGGGGAAAATGCCCATGAAGAAAGAAGGTGGTTCTAAGATGATGGTAATTTTTATCTCAGTCAGCAACTTACTTGGCTATCTCCAGGCCT
This window of the Nymphaea colorata isolate Beijing-Zhang1983 chromosome 2, ASM883128v2, whole genome shotgun sequence genome carries:
- the LOC116246905 gene encoding dehydrogenase/reductase SDR family member FEY-like; the protein is MKEALGWMEWLRGWLNILYEIFFQRILACHLKNPLPLPPLGDLTCIVTGSTSGIGLEIAKQLAESGAHVVMACRRTQAGQELIHKWQSEWSGMGPPLNVEVMELDLLSLDSVRRFAAAWNARSGPLHVLINNAGIFSIGAPQAFSVDGHEEHMQVNHLAPALLTVLLLPSLIRGSPSRIVNVNSIMHQVGFVDPDDMNVVSGKRKFSSLIGYSSSKLAQVMFNSILNKKIPSEAGISVTCVSPGTVQTNVARTLSSTIQAAYHLIPYFLFTPQEGARSTLFTATDPQVPEYCSVLKADDWPVCAYISVDCRPTNASEEAHNLETSKRVYEKTMELVGLPPDVVEKLLEGEEVLTEEIERDHSH